gccaatttagaataGCTTCAGCAGCAAGAGTTCTTTTCTGTCATCCAtgctcatccacatcagtgggggtAGCTATCTTAGGAACATGGCGATATTTGCCTTGTAGATCAATGAATTCCTCGAAGCGGGAAACGAGTTTAGAACTTTCCGATAAGAGGAGGAAAGTCAAGATATCCGGAACATAGCAATGGAAGAAGTGGGTGGTGTTTCTGCTGGGGCTTCGAGtgggtaagaatgcttcttagcccattttaagattggcttataaaacggGGAGATAGCTTGTTTTTTCTGAGGAGGGGATGGTGGGGGTGATCTTGGTGGATCTGGTGAAACTTGGGATGTAGTACTATACTCTGATGGTAgaggtggtgcataagaaaccatgaactggtatttatcacactcaccaagaATATCAACGGATGGATCTCCgtttaagtacctttggtacaccTTATCCTTTGGCATTTTCCTTCGGGGTGGAGGttttgcaaaaggatctacctcgtcaGGAGATTTTGCACAATAAgaacattggcaaaaaggatcccaaaaacaatgaccatagttgtctttgtagtaatggacaTGATGTCCATCATCGTTAAAGTGTCGAACaaagcttttttggatctggctcggaaattgattgaggaacacatggttcgatcatgaagagggtttggaagatagaaagactttcttcctttcgttgccaaatttgatggaaacagttccatcttttttttcgGACGAACTCGAGTCCGTGGACCTGGAAAGACTTGTTATGCTGATGTAGCTTTTtgtagttggtaatccaagtctctggaaggagcttggccaacgtatcctttaGGATCTAtttaggaacatggatacatgATGCCTGgtcattctgcatggagataaacaaagcatcttcattaccattatTGAAGTTGAGATCAAGGGCATGGTTATGCACTTGATAGaccatctggtaatgtagtgTTGCAATTCTGAGTCGCGATTTGAGGAGCTCCAGCTCACTGGACttgaacttttagaaaagagagtAGTTGGGGGGGTCCGAAAGGgcgatgttgaagtttggatcAGAGTCACAAAATCTGTTTCaacattcaaagtagtttggaTAAATgcatgcaagcatgctggtattgtaaaacCAGTATCTAACAATGATATTCTTGCCACAACCGGCAAACCTTTACGACCATGAAAggtgagagcaagacgaacagcgccataatggacatgaatatatccctgttgagcccattgttTGGGGAACTCTGGAGGaatttgaagagtaacaaagtactatTTTTCAGTGGCAAGAATGGGATcctggtcgaatttggaggactggacgtactcctttacttgctttggggtttggtgaataagttggCGGATGGAGCGGATAGGTGAAAATGATTTGTTGGGTTTGGCAAACGCGGAGTAAAGGTTCATGAGAGGaagttgggtttcagaaatcttggtttcatcactaagagagacttcataaagataatcaatcttagaagcattggaaacacgaaattctagaggagttgaagatgaagatgaaggagaaggagcaAGAGAAACGGGTGCTTCGAGAATTTCTGGTTTTGTAGACATGATGCAAGAGGATCTTCTtagcactggattcacctaccaagcgcatggaatggataatattACAAATGAAACCATGGCTTTGATATcattgaatggacctagacttagaacaggggaaggagagtaaatttcctgcaggtatgcatcccacaatAGGTTAACAACTCcattagaattacccgagatagagatgctaagaagttgtttttgtcgcaagagaaatatattgagatgatcctttagaaattttacatgAACAAGGCTAAAGTGATTAGTACTCCTCTTACtacccactttaagttaaatatgaagcaaagtccTACGACTGATAAAGATAAGAAAGACatggaaagtgttccatatgcCTTAGTTGtaggaagcataatgtatgtgATGGTATGTACACGCCTAGACTTGGTGCACGTAATTGGCGTTATTAGTCCCTATTTGTCAAATCAAGGCAGAGAGCACTAAAATGCAATAAAGtggatgttgacacctaaattttggcaactcaTATAGTTATTTAtcagattaaaaaattaagggttaatttaatccctgaaaaaatattaattgcatagcatatagatttatgtgcattttttttaatttgcatttttagaCTTGTTTTtcttggaccggtggcggatgggtcgaattagtggttttgagttttaaattaataGGTCGGATTAAGTCCATGAAGAGTACAAGTTGTCCGAGCCTGTTTACAAAGTGAGATTTGAAATGatgattttggaatttaagaaaatcgggttgtgatcttatctttaaaaatcggtagaaaatatttaggagataaggagaataaaagatttttatgatcgggaggttatagattatcttcgtgtatattgaaaaagcgagataaaatattctacaAAGATTACctatttttacctataaaagcaaTCGTGTATGGGTGAGAGAAGGGGGTTTTTTATCCGAaggaaaagaacacaaaaaaaaaaagaaaaaaaaaagaaaaaggggagaggaTTGGACAGTTATCTCCTCCACGCTTTGCTCCGTCCATTCGCTGCTCCACATCGCTAGCGATGCTCCTGCCCAGGCCGCTCCACCAGCTCTGCACCCAATCGCAACCCGCCGCCACCGGAGCCCCAAATCAGCCGCACCACCGCGTCTGCCTCGCTCGCAATAGCCGCGCCGCCCGCAGCCCTCTACCCGAGCTCCGACACTTGCGGATCTGAGCTGGCCGCCGCGCCTTCACCTTCCGATCAATCGCGTCTCTGCTATCGACGCCACCGAAGTTTACATCGCCGGTCTGCTGCTTCGCCTTCCGCCAGATCCGGACCCTTTGCTCTCGCCGTCGATTGAAGTCCGGATCCGCATGCCGTTGCTCCCGTTCCAATCGACCCGCAGCCGTGCTTCTTCCCTGACGCTGACGCCCTGCTCTACCTCTGCTGTCACCAATCTGCCGGCCTCGAGTCCTCCGTCCCCGCACCCGCTCAGAGCCCAACTTGCTGCTGACCCGCAACGCCAAGATCAGATCCGAGCTCCCACACACCTGGGTGACGACCGACCGCGCCCACATCTCCGTCTGACGGCCTGCTCCTCTGCCTAGCTCTGGCCACGACGCCTCTACCAGCCAGTCTGCTCCCCGCCGATCCCCCTCGCCAGACCTTCGCCGAAGCTTCGACCGCGACACCCTCCGACGATCGGGACCCGCTACCCGGAGATCAGCCGCACGAGCAAGCCGTgtttgaaaaagggaaaagaaagaaaaaaaaaaacatgaaaaaaggaaaattaggtagtttatttatttatttatctctttcttgaatttttatatttttttcctttataacTTGTTTTTAGTAGAATTGTTACTTAAATAATGGATATTCCGACATGAAAGTGCCCCTCAAATTGGGATTGATGTCCATTTTCACTCCCGAAATCCGATTCGCTTGTCTCTCgcaaaaaatcaacatttcaaTTTCacgcccgagatttgattcgcgatttaattttaaaattggccaatccgtcACGTGAGATATGGTTTGTCGATTTTTAGATATCAACGTTATCTTACTTGGTGTttgagtcaattttattttcaaacaaaaatccaaaaaaattgaattaggtttgtttttttaattatctttgtATGTTTAAAATAGGGGTTTTATTTTCAatcatgaaaaaggaaacaaaaagtgcgttcatttaggttgttagttttttatttgaattgcatgtttaattatgtgttagttttaatttcgaatttcataaagaaaaacacacacaaaatcattgtgcatattagattagaattgcatgtttcattttaaatttagataatctttttagataaattgcatttaagatttagataatgtcttagtttaaattaggatttaatatgacttaatccctagtttaaattagatgaaatcttaatctagctaaatcatttttgcatttttaaatttcgaatttcataaaatttgtcttagggtaaattagttgcaatttctaggatagattgcatttttagaatagaaaaatcatttgtaAAATAGACGTTTTAATTCGAAATTAGTAGTTCTTGATACCGCGAAACCATATGCCGGTGGTAGCACGTTAAGAAGCTAGATCCCAGGTTATAATATTTGCTTTCTAATTGGCATTACCCTAAATCACATAATGAGAGAGGAAAATTCTTAATATCCGTCCCATTGCCCCACCGTTTTTTGTCCCTCCTCTCACCAATTTGTTTATCCTTTTGAAGGAGAATGCAAGAgagtaaaatatatatgaaGTACAATAGCACTATAGTAACCTAAGAGCAAGAAGAAACCAAAATGTAATCAATCGCAAGCTAAACTACCTCAGCTTCCTCCCAACATACTACTATATTGGGGGAGCAAAGCTTTTCAATTAAACAGTTCCTTGTCCTCTAAATATCATTGTTATCTCCAAGTAGAAAACTACTGAAAATTGTCGGAGCACGTAATGAACTTGAAAATGTCTCTGATTCCATCTCGGCCTTGTCATCATCAATTGGCTCATCTGATGGGTAAAGAAGCGGTTTCGGAGGCATTTGAATATTCCCaatatctccttcaagcatTTCTAAAACTTTGTTCATTGGAGGTCGATGGGTAGGGATTAATTGTATACACCATAGTGCAactattatcattttttttatcaccccCCTTTCCTCTTCTACCACTTTTTCCATCTCAACATTTTTTCCTTCATTGACTTGGTCATACACCCATAgcggaaaataaatttggcttgagtgttccacatttgcatttacattttttCTTCTACCTGCCATTTCCATGAGTAACATCCCAAAACTATAGACATCTGCTTTATAAGATATACCTCCAATGCTTTTGTAGAAAAACTCAGGCGCCATATATCCCAAGGTTCCTTTTGCAGCAGTTACTGAGACTATGCTATGATCAATCGGATATTGTTTCGCGAGtccaaaatcagaaactttCGGAGTGAAGTTCTTGTCTAAAAGAATGTTGTGAGGTTTGATATCAAAGTGTAGTATTTGCATGTCACACCCTCGATGTAAATATTCAATCCCCTTTGCCACCCCAAGAGAgatttcatatattttcttgTAATCAAGgaacttctcttcttccttAGTGAAAATATGCTTATCCAAAGATCCATTCGACATGAAATCATACACAAGAGCTTGTTTTGAGCcttcaaagcaaaaaccaaTGAGTTGCACTACATTAACAtgatgaattcttccaatagtAGCCATCTcattgataaaatcttggccatgGGCCTTGAACTGCTTCAAAATCTTGATAGCCACTTCATTGCCACTTCTGAGTGTTCCTTTGTACACAGAACCATATCCCCCTTCACCTAGTTTGTCCTTAAAATTTCCGGTAATCTTCTTAATATTcgagtaagagtaccttatgggcaAAAAATTGTTATGAGcttgcaaaaattcttcaatgttCTCATCCATTGCTAAGTGCCTTCTTCTGTACTTGTAAATTAGAAATGTTGTGACTAATGGTGTCCCGATTACGAATTTCACTACACAGAAAAACacttgagaaaattttatatgttaGAATAAgtttggcctttttttattattttaagaaCAAATCATTGCGGCTTACCTAGTAGTGATGTAAAATCAAGAGTTGTCCACACTGCCGTATAGAATGCCAAAGGACCACCTGTGGAATGAATCAATGATGAGAAAAGGAATCGAAAGAAAACAATGTTGGAAAACAAACTCACGAGAAAACAGAGTAGTGGCAAGCTCCTTTGTATAAGTTAGTTTTTGTCCAGAAGAATATGAGAAGTAGGGTGTGCAATTGCAAATACAAGGAAATAAAAAGCTTCATTTGACATAGATGATAGACAATACAAGAAACTCCCGTTGCTTTGTTAGCAGTCACCAAATATAGAGAAATAGtgattcttattttttattaataattttgcCCCCTTTCTATACATGAATACAATTTTTTAAGGAATGTGCTAGTGAGTGTCTTTTGGAATATTAATTAAGTGATTTATTgaaactaattaagaaaaaaggCCAAAATATAAACTatatgccaaaaaaaataaaagtcatgTGGCTGCTCGCATAATAGTTCTAGCCATTCCGTGGAAAGGAATGtggatttcaaatatttccttcattttcctgTTTTGAAGAGAATTGGCAAGTGAAAGAATGTACATAATCATGCAAAATGGCGGTAAAATTTCATTGCTAACAGATGCTTACCATAGTATTGAAAGGATTTGCAACTCGCAGAACCATAGTAGATgttgaagaaatcaaagaagcACATGAAAACTTTCGTCCTTGAATGTGGAAAGGGGAGACTGAATCCATCAGTCATGATCTTATGGATTAGCTTGTAGTTGTAGGAGCTGCTATTAATCTGCTCTTCACCCCCAAAATTAAATGATACCCATGTCCACCTGTAAGTGGTGCAAAAATCCCTAACATCCGATGCTTTTGGATTGACCAAAGCGTACAAGTTCCAATACAATGATGTGTTGGAAGAGTATGACCCCATAATGCATGGACCGGCAGTGATATAGAATAGATTCCTAACTGGCTTTGAGCAGTTCACGATGACCAATGTACCTTTGTCGCCCCTATAGTATGGGTTGATTAAATTGTCACTATTCTCGAAGTTATACAACGCCCATGAATGACGAGGGAGAGATGAGCAATTATCCTTTTGCAATCCGTCATCAACCAATCTGATTTGATTAGAGGTATAATTGATAGACTGCACGTAGAATCGGCCCTTATCAAGATGTAAAACAGTGTGATTATCTTCACAATTCAGCTTGTAGACACCACGTTCTTTTAGATCACTCTTTAATCGAAACGGATATCGTATATTGTGAATATCACCACAGGATGAAACGCCCAGCCGATTACTCTTGGCACTACAAGCTATTGCTGGAAATAGAACAAGAGTGAGTAGCAACACCTGATGGATATTCATAGAACCGAGGGCGTTAACCATGCCTCTGTTGTCTTCTGGCAAAGAGAAACTGGTAAAGAATCGCTTGGCTGGTGTGGAGGGGGCGCAATATGAAAAGATTGAAAGATGATCGGACGATCCTTGTTTGATTGAAGACTTGAAGTTGCCAAGTCTTATAGAGAAGCCCAAGTCAACCTAATAGATGGATGGAAAgtcaagaaattaaagaagTGGACCCAAACTTAGGTTCAATTATTAGTGGAACGGCCGGTGGCCATCCCCATTCGAGACGATGCTTTAATCACATAAAGAATTCAGGGAATCTTCTTTCACATTTGATATTTCCTTCTCCACCATCTCCACTTTGCTTCCCCTTTCTCCCCGTGATTCTTGGGTCCGCATCCCATCAACAAACAAGTCCACCTCCTTCTGATACACTcactttcttcttattttcttcttcgttctctcctcccttctcctccacctttgaaatttttctcctCCATAGTCGACACTTGGTCGCTTGATATGTATTCCATATTTGCTAAATTAAGTCACAAAACTTTAGACGTAATTCTGATTTCTTACGccatcaaatttattttataaagtaaataatCACTATAAGAAAAGCATCTTATATGGTAATTAATTTTTTGCACAGCATCATCTTCGATCTAGTCATGAACGAATACATGTTTTGTCATGCAAATCTGAAAAAATCCTTATATGAAGTTATATTGTATAAATTTTCAATAGTTTATGTGCATAGTAATTACATAAAATACCCACTCCTAGACTCCGCTTAAAAGCATATTCGTATATACCTGTACTATAGTAGTATTCCTATAATGCACGTGGCAAGAATGAACGAGTTGCTAATACAGCTATGTAGAGATGGGACCCACGTGGGGACAATTCGAAGCAATAGTGGATTCTAACGACTTTGTACATcacacaaattgaaaaaaattgcaagtcAATGATGGACACGGCAGATAAGGGGGATATCGTTCTTAGCCAGAATCATAAGGGAGACATGCTTAAAGAATCATTGAAGACAGAAGCAACCCCGATAGCCTTTGCTGTGGATTGGTGATTAGTGCGTGCAATCAATGCTATCACTTCAAACTAACAATATCTCTTTTGATCTCCACTTCTGTTTAACTTTGTTGGATTGATACAATGAAccaattttgtttaaaaaaagcTATCTAGATGCGGAAGAAAACTTCGGCGTGACTATTAAACAAGATTTGATAGaggttgatttattttattggaccctGCGCAAAAAGAGAGTTAAAAAGTAAGAAAGCAGGAAGAGTGGACGGACTTGTTTTTTGCCAACCCACGAGAATCATGCtttctcattt
The sequence above is drawn from the Eucalyptus grandis isolate ANBG69807.140 chromosome 11, ASM1654582v1, whole genome shotgun sequence genome and encodes:
- the LOC104427017 gene encoding rust resistance kinase Lr10 — translated: MYRKGAKLLIKNKNHYFSIFGGPLAFYTAVWTTLDFTSLLVFFCVVKFVIGTPLVTTFLIYKYRRRHLAMDENIEEFLQAHNNFLPIRYSYSNIKKITGNFKDKLGEGGYGSVYKGTLRSGNEVAIKILKQFKAHGQDFINEMATIGRIHHVNVVQLIGFCFEGSKQALVYDFMSNGSLDKHIFTKEEEKFLDYKKIYEISLGVAKGIEYLHRGCDMQILHFDIKPHNILLDKNFTPKVSDFGLAKQYPIDHSIVSVTAAKGTLGYMAPEFFYKSIGGISYKADVYSFGMLLMEMAGRRKNVNANVEHSSQIYFPLWVYDQVNEGKNVEMEKVVEEERGVIKKMIIVALWCIQLIPTHRPPMNKVLEMLEGDIGNIQMPPKPLLYPSDEPIDDDKAEMESETFSSSLRAPTIFSSFLLGDNNDI
- the LOC108956137 gene encoding uncharacterized protein LOC108956137 yields the protein MVNALGSMNIHQVLLLTLVLFPAIACSAKSNRLGVSSCGDIHNIRYPFRLKSDLKERGVYKLNCEDNHTVLHLDKGRFYVQSINYTSNQIRLVDDGLQKDNCSSLPRHSWALYNFENSDNLINPYYRGDKGTLVIVNCSKPVRNLFYITAGPCIMGSYSSNTSLYWNLYALVNPKASDVRDFCTTYRWTWVSFNFGGEEQINSSSYNYKLIHKIMTDGFSLPFPHSRTKVFMCFFDFFNIYYGSASCKSFQYYGKHLLAMKFYRHFA